The following are from one region of the Etheostoma spectabile isolate EspeVRDwgs_2016 chromosome 2, UIUC_Espe_1.0, whole genome shotgun sequence genome:
- the trip10b gene encoding thyroid hormone receptor interactor 10b: MDWGTDLWDQYDHIEKHTQSGHDLVDRYIKFVRERTEIEQNYAKQLRSLSRKYAKRGSKEEQDCKFSNHASLQEILNELNDYAGQRELIAENMMTGICVELTKYLQDLKLERKTHLSDAKKAQQNLEISLKNLESTKKRFAKEWAEAEKATQQAEKIENDLNATRLDVEKAKQHAHARTHTAEECRNDYAAQLQKYNKEQNFFYYSEIPQIYNKMQDMDERRIRRLAEGYCQFADIEKKVLPIITKCLDGISTAGKKINEKQDSILFIEQHKSGFERPGDVEFEDYTQGIKSATSDSSLNPPKTRAKLWPFSKKTKPHAAEDFSHLPPEQRKKKLQAKIDDITKELQKTQDQSDALEKMKGVYEKSPQMGDPSSLEPQISETAQNIGRLRGELVKYETWLSEAVGGEETSNAINNNTKHCVVAAEQSPNIYTEFDDEFDDVETPVGQCTALYTFQGNSEGTVSITEGEMLTIMEEDKGDGWMRVLRASGEEGYIPSSYVKLAP; this comes from the exons GACCAGTATGATCACATTGAAAAGCATACGCAGTCAGGCCACGACCTGGTGGATCGTTACATTAAGTTTGTGAGGGAACGGACAGAAATAGAGCAGAACTATGCCAAACAACTCAG GAGTCTGTCAAGGAAATATGCCAAACGAGGGAGCAAGGAAGAGCAAGACTGCAA ATTCAGCAATCATGCATCACTTCAGGAGATCCTGAACGAGCTGAATGATTATGCCGGCCAGCGGGAGCTCATAGCTGAAAACATGATGACCGGCATCTGTGTGGAACTCACCAAGTACCTTCAAGATTTAAAACTGGAACGCAAAACA CACCTGTCTGATgccaagaaggcccagcagaaTTTAGAGATCAGCTTAAAAAACCTAGAAAGT ACTAAGAAGCGCTTTGCCAAGGAGTGGGCGGAGGCTGAAAAAGCCACACAACAAgcagagaaaatagaaaatgacCTTAATGCCACCAGGCTTGATGTAGAGAAG GCCAAGCAACATGCCCAtgcccgcacacacacagcggAGGAGTGCAGGAACGACTATGCCGCACAGCTCCAGAAATACAACAAGGAACAAAACTTCTTCTACTACTCAGAGATACCGCAGATCTATAAt AAAATGCAGGACATGGATGAGCGGAGGATTCGGCGGCTGGCGGAGGGATACTGCCAGTTTGCAGACATCGAGAAAAAAGTGCTGCCCATCATCACAAAGTGTTTAGATGGAATTTCTACAGCAGGGAAGAAAATTAATGAGAAACAG GACTCAATACTGTTCATAGAGCAGCACAAGTCTGGTTTTGAGCGACCTGGAGATGTTGAGTTTGAAGACTACACCCAAGGAATCAAATCCGCAACCTCTGACTCCAGTCTCAACCCTCCTAAAACTCGTGCCAAGCTCTGGCCTTTCAGCAAGAAGACCAAG ccacaTGCTGCAGAAGATTTCTCTCACCTTCCTCcagagcagaggaagaagaagctACAGGCGAAGATTGACGACATCaccaaagagctgcagaagacaCAGGACCAAAG CGATGCACTGGAGAAGATGAAGGGTGTGTACGAGAAGAGTCCACAGATGGGAGACCCCTCCAGCCTGGAGCCTCAGATCTCAGAAACTGCCCAGAACATTGGCCGCCTGAGGGGGGAGCTCGTCAAATATGAG ACGTGGCTGTCAGAAGCggtgggaggagaggagactTCCAATGCCATCAACAATAATACTAAACATTG TGTTGTAGCAGCTGAACAGTCTCCAAACATCTACACAGAGTTTGATGACGAGTTTGACGACGTAGAAACTCCAGTCGGCCAGTGCACGGCTCTGTACACCTTTCAAG gcaACAGTGAGGGCACGGTTTCCATTACAGAGGGAGAGATGTTGACTATAATGGAGGAGGATAaaggagatggatggatgagagtCCTTAGAGCCAGTGGAGAAGAGGGCTATATACCTTCATCCTATGTCAAACTTGccccataa